The window cacacaacACAATGCGTTGTGTGGATGAAAGTAGTTCAACTAACAAACCTAAACATTTAAGCTAGGAATGcctaaatacattaaaaacacacattttccaaacatagctcaGAAcattctcgattaaattccgtatcgaataaaaaaaattgttccaaATCGGTCCAACCGTTTAtatgctacgatgccacggaaaGACATACTGATACACAAAcacgttaaaattataactccCCTTCTTCAGTCCACGGGGATTAAAAATGTAGTAAAAAAgtggtttatttttcatatcttATTAAAAGGACAAACAGTTACACGACGCGCTGGAACGCCGGCTGATGTTGATGAATGGAGTTATCAAAAGAAATCTTCTCCATTGTTGTGTCGAGTCTCTTGATTAGGGCGGGATTAATGATTCAGGAATTCAGCTAATATCTTTATAAACTTGTTCTATAATACTACATTTTGTCCATGTAGAAATTcgttaacttttataatacaaatatatttttaaaagattaaaaaactGAGATTCGTGATGGCCGATAGAATCCTCAACATTTTCTTAAccgattatttaaaaaagcacTTTTAAATGTCTTTgggatttttcaaaaacatttcaattttaattggaAGAAACCGAAAAAACGCtaaaatgagagagaaaaagaaaatcacaTACCAtctgcataatttattaaatgcagAGATTAGAAAAGCATTCTATGTGTAGATGGATATGTCGTAGTGGAGAGGCAGCCCCCTCTCGCTCTTCATGCGGATGTTGACGAAGTTGTAGCCAAGTCCACCCTGGGTGATGTTGGCGGACGCTTGGCTGTGCTGCAAGTCGTACGCCAAGATACCCTggaaagatattatttattcataacttcTACGTCTCGACAACTAATTGGACTATATAGCCTAAGCCACAATGTCCCTTAGCCATCTTGTACGACATACGCGGGTGGATGCGCACACGCATGGTGGCACAGTCAGAGGTGCAATAGATATACGTGCAATAGATAGGCATATGAGGGtaacaaaaatgataataatttgtataaaattagaataaaatagaGTATATAGAAACTAGTTAATAATCTAAACCCACTTGTATAATTTGCAGAATAAACTCGggataaatataactatactTATAGGTTGTACGCGAAGATACTTATTTCAATGCTTAGCAAACTGCCGGTTAAGTATATTGGAAACTTCAagtcaattaaaaaagtaattttaaattcagtaTTGGCGAAGCCCACACTGGACTGATTTTTACGTTtatattggattttttttttaaattaccttaATAGAACGTCGTTCTCTTAAAAACTTCTCTGGCAGCGAGTAGTAAATGTTTTCAactcgtttttgaaatattttcgcgCCATATTCAGCGTTGTGGTGATACACCAAAGGCCTCAAAACGCTTGTCCCCAGAAACGTATGACCACAATGTACTATCACTACaccaattaaaaacaaaagtatgaCGCACTTCATTTTCTGCAATGGCTGGTAACGGCTGACTGAACCACAACTAAATTTAGGAAAGTTTAAGATATAATGCACGATGTTTATTCggtgtacataatttatacagattttttatctCGAAGAGATAAGGTGGTTctagttaaatttaataacctTGATTATAATGGTTTACAATTATTCGCTAAAGACCTAAAatgctaaatattatttttttgcaaataaatgttatctttttcctgtatatatataaaacatttttatgttaatgttAGGCCCTGGTACAACTAACGTGTTATCCATTCAATAACATGTATATATTGGTGTTCAGTGGTACGTTTGTAATCgattaacaaacattttttaaacaaaaaaatatatataaagtaaatattatgattatttatttattcagcgAAAAGACAAAAAAGAATTCATTTACTtagatatatacttaaaatcataatatgtaattatttatgccAAACGCATAAACCTTTTTGTTATGAGTAAAAATAGCCTTGTGTGCCTAAATacatcatttgtttttatgattgAACTGGGTTAATGTTTTGCTTGCAGCCATTTTGGATTTCCCGTAGGGTTTGTTGATATTAAATCTAAAACCTTTTGGTTTCCGTATCCGCATGGGTGTGGATACATGAgtgttctaaaaataatattatatcagcctatatatatatacatataaaaaatcttctttAATATGAACAATCtctcaaataaattgaaatgttaaagaaaatagaaacaatatGGCCGAAATCAGTaactatttgtaaattattttaatattatttactattaaagTGATAACATGTGTGAAAAACTCATTTGCCCCGGAGTAATGGAAAATTTCGTGCTGATAATCTGAAATATGTTGATCGAAGGCTGACAATATTTCATGCGTCGAAAACCATGTGCCTAGCGTGGAATAAATATTGGTGCGGTGAACTATActgaaaatatgtaaattaaacgGTTGGCAAAGGTTTTTATGACATGAAATATCataactacttttttttcacttaaatACTGTCGCCAAATCCATTAATTACTAATCAAATTTCCAGCAATTGTAAGACACAATATCACcgaacataaacaaaatacaaacaaatctGACAAAGCACTACGCCAACAAAGCAACTCTTGATccagttaaaatatttaagacgAAAACAAAGCATTTCCCAAGTATTTAGCATCAAACAATGCGAGTCGCATACACGAGCAAAATTGCCCTGTCTTGGCCCGACAAAACAGAAACCCTTGCACAAAGAGTTATCTGAAACTAGATGGCACAACTTCACAAAATTACTTAGAACCGGGTAATCAACTATTTCCATGCATACGATTAAGAAAATcgccattaaaaaaaacaagctcACAAGGCTGGTATAATTTTGACCaattgattattaaattggatattaaattttgacaaattgaTACTTCATAATCTTGTTagtctttttaaaaaagtatgtcgtcgatatacgagtatataggCTGAATGAAACGCGACAGGTGAATAACGACGGAAACTTCTTGTGATGTAATGTTGGCCCATGACACGTATCTAGTCTAATGTAAATCTATGTGTTAGTAAGTATTTACATCTTACATCAGCGAAGGATTCCCACACAAAAGGCTCCCTTCTGCGTTTCTTTCGCATTTGAAAAGTAAACCtttttttacagaataaaatgaaacgaATAGTTCGCATTCCATCACATCCTCCAGGCGTGAGTGTAATTGAAAAATGAACCTTTTCTCGCCCGGAACTCTCCTTCATATTTCACAATCAATACAGAAACAATTTGGTGTTAGAAACATTGGATAACTTCACACAGTCAACTTTATCTTCAGCTTTATCGTGAAAGAGATTGCCTtttgtgcaaaaaatatatacaacataGAAAAAAGTCACAAATTAATACCAAgagggaaataaataataaacttcgCTTGAGTTGTCGAAAATCTGAAGCCTCTGGCTCTGCTTCGGTGCTTCCATCAAATCGATTTCGCTCCACGATAATACAAAAGACAAAAGTTGAACTGAAATAAAGTACACAATTCTATTTCAATTAACATTAACAGGCTTCGAACACCGATTGCAGTTGTCTACACTATTGAATACACATCGGTTCTGATAACTTCGCTATTATGTGtagtatacaaatatttacactgATGATATCATTATCTGAGCGCACAAACTCCCGTCACACAATTATCTGGGAATTGGATCACAACGTGGTTTTCACAGCCATGAACACCATTGTACATTTccttttaaatgtaaattgttaATGTGATTAGATTCTGTTTGTTTTCGACGCCTATTGTTTGCAAAAGTGGAAATAATTACGGAATAAAGAGAAATTTATAACGTACAAAGCGAGTCCTTACCCTCTTGTATTGAAGCATGACTTGAATTCGTTATAGTTAATGAAAATTTCGTTTCAGAAATTCCCATTTCTGGACTATGAGAgaaaaacacattattttagttactGTAGTTTATTAATAAGCCTAGATGGTATGTTATGGTATAAACACATCAaccattattatattgaacttCTAACGCGTCTTACCTATTCAGTCCCCAACAACAACAAACTAGAAGTAGGAACTCAAACATACGTCCAAACTTGTTTAATTGCACAATAACGTCTTTGACAGTCCACAAACAACGCTCCCTCGAGATCTGATGGTCCAAgaataatgttatatgttGTAAATTGTACGGGTTTTGATTGTTTcacttttgtctttttttgaTTGTTCGTGGcgaatcaattatttatttaaaaaaaataaatacaatggaACATTACACCTATATGCATATCGGTTATTAAAAGAGTATTTATAGTACTCTCTAGTATTTAATCTATTGAGTTTCTagtatatataactatttatttctttgcattaatttttctatttctcaTTTCTGTCTTACCTGTGGAGACTTTTAATTGGGTTTCTGTTTCATattgttatttcaatatatataaataaaaaaaatatattaggacaaatcacacagattgagctatccccaaagtaagttctagacttgtgttatgggatactaaactcaacgatacaatattgtataacatatacatatatagataaacatccaagacccgggccaatcagaaaaagattattttccatcaagacccaaccggagatcgaacccgggacctctcggttcagaggcaagcactttaccaattcaccaccgaggtcgtcaaatatttgttacttagTTGTAGGTTTTCGTCAATAGcacctaattaataaataaataactgttgaaataatatagaatagtATACCATCCGTGCGTAGTGCCAACTTGCAATTGTTCAGACGATGCTTTGAATCTGCACTTCCATAATTTTGGGAAATTCTCAagcattttgtattaaattgtttGCATTTGCAGTGTTCGTGGAACTGTCAGCAGGAATACCAGATCTGTCGACATCTAACAAATACCTGAGTCTGCAATGTAGTTCAGAAATCCTTTCAACCTACAATTCAAAAGCGGGCCATCCGTGTGTCGGAGTATTGTTACCTTGCAATCAACTCGATACAAACTCAACAACGTTTATTCGTTTTAAATTCTTCGCGTTCAGTTCTCAAGGTTGTACGCGTGATTTAAGAAATCATGATTAAGATTAAAGTAGAAGGTTATTGTCTTGTCtatgatgtttttttaataaatatatctcgAAGCATTGGTAACTTGTTAGTCAATAAGTTAAGCAATACAAAATTGAATAGTTCAAACAGTATTGACAAAATAttcgtattttattaaacagaGTACACGGTCGTGTGGATAACATGCTTGATAGCATCTCAATTCACCATATTGCATCAATCAACACACATTGTGATAGCTCTAGAGACAATATCCTGAACTCGGCAACACGACAACATCCAGCTAGCTTGAGATTAATCGTCAGGGCTGTCAATAGCTCCAACTTGATCTACAGTGACTTATTTGTTACTGGCCTTAGAAGATAAGTCCTTAAATCTAGCTATTGTAGCTACATAACATCGATTATAACCCGATTTTAAGACCAAGTTGAAATTATTGagaataaaattctaaattcactgtttattttaaagacgACGTAGTTAAAAGTCGtagcaattttattgttacgtaaaatatgaataatctTGTTGGAAGTAGAGTTgtgtttgtatattaattGACTGTTGAATTACAACCCCCAAAATACGACActttgacataaataaatcaataaactaGCACGCAAAAATTTATTCCCCAAAAGTttatacacacataaaaaCCCTCCGTGCGAAACCGAGCCAAATCACTAGTTATATTATAGATGATGATCtataattactttatataataattgataaatacaGTTACTGACAACCCTATATAAAGCTGCAAACACCTAATGCCGAATAGCGTCGAAAACGGAACGAGATTCGTTTGGAATTGATTTCACGTGTCGCAATCACAGTTGGACGTGACATCCGTCTGACGTGTTCGACGTGACGTTTGACGGGACAGACACCATTGACGTGTGGATCACAGAAACTAGAAGATCgttgaatgtttatttaaaacagttTGTACTTCTAACAAGAGTAGAAGCTTAACCAGTCTACCTCTGAACGAACATTTAtcgtgaattatttatttattagcttgTGTAAAATGCAGATAAACCACTGCATCttaattgatataataatactactaTATCGTATCGGTAGATGCATCTAGATGGTAATCTAGTAGCAATGTCGATAAACAGCTGTTTATCGAATCTGGTGTGCGGGTTTCTTCACGATATTTGCTTCGCCGAATGATAACTATCATTCGGCTGTGTTTGgtacaacta is drawn from Plodia interpunctella isolate USDA-ARS_2022_Savannah chromosome 24, ilPloInte3.2, whole genome shotgun sequence and contains these coding sequences:
- the LOC128680585 gene encoding uncharacterized protein LOC128680585, with the protein product MKCVILLFLIGVVIVHCGHTFLGTSVLRPLVYHHNAEYGAKIFQKRVENIYYSLPEKFLRERRSIKGILAYDLQHSQASANITQGGLGYNFVNIRMKSERGLPLHYDISIYT